A window of Zingiber officinale cultivar Zhangliang chromosome 5A, Zo_v1.1, whole genome shotgun sequence contains these coding sequences:
- the LOC121981077 gene encoding phospholipase A1-Igamma1, chloroplastic-like translates to MAAITQPKLPPASIAIYRPLPPRRHTHLLITSLPSPPPSMRAAKVRSPFAVRDDSMSSIIADLEMDEEEEDPTEGSGRGLADRWREIHGRDDWAGLLDPMDPLLRSELIRYGEFSQACYDAFDYDPVSRFCGSCKYNRRSFFACLGMADHGYAITRYLYATSNFNLPNFFRTSRAGAKTWSQKANWIGYIAVSDDEASARIGRRDVVVAWRGTVTRLEWIADLMDFLRPVAEVGIPCPDSAVKVESGFADLYTDKDPTCRFCKYSAREQVITEVRKLVEHYAGAKGEEVSISVTGHSLGSALAMLSAYDITEMGLTRVEGKAEPLPVAVFSFSGPRVGNARFKERFEEGVGIKAIRVVNVHDTVPKVPGILFNERIPAAIRRMAEGLPWSYSHVGVELALDHKWSPFLKDTGDPSCFHNLEAHLHLLDGYHGKGHRFVLASARDPALVNKACDFLKDHHMVPPFWRQDENKGMTRAHDGRWVQRNLHEIDDHPEDTPYLLRRLGLKDHH, encoded by the exons ATGGCCGCGATCACGCAACCCAAGCTCCCTCCGGCCTCCATCGCCATCTACCGGCCTCTTCCCCCTCGCCGCCATACGCACCTTCTTATCACGTCCCTGCCCTCGCCGCCGCCTTCGATGCGGGCCGCGAAGGTCCGATCTCCGTTCGCGGTCAGGGATGACTCCATGTCCTCGATCATCGCCGACCTGGAGATGGATGAGGAGGAGGAAGACCCGACGGAGGGGTCTGGCAGGGGACTCGCTGATCGGTGGCGCGAGATCCACGGCCGCGATGACTGGGCCGGCCTCCTCGATCCCATGGACCCGCTCCTCCGATCGGAGCTCATCCGGTACGGCGAGTTCTCCCAGGCCTGCTACGACGCCTTCGACTACGACCCCGTCTCCCGCTTCTGCGGCAGCTGCAAGTACAACCGCCGTAGCTTCTTCGCCTGCCTCGGCATGGCCGACCACGGCTACGCCATCACCCGCTACCTCTACGCCACCTCCAACTTCAACCTCCCCAACTTCTTCCGCACCTCGCGGGCCGGCGCCAAGACTTGGAGCCAGAAGGCCAACTGGATCGGCTACATCGCCGTCTCCGACGACGAAGCTTCCGCCCGGATAGGGCGGCGCGACGTCGTGGTAGCGTGGCGGGGCACGGTGACGCGGCTGGAGTGGATCGCGGATCTGATGGATTTCCTCCGGCCGGTGGCCGAGGTGGGGATCCCTTGTCCTGACAGCGCAGTCAAGGTCGAGTCAGGGTTCGCGGATCTGTACACGGACAAGGACCCAACGTGCCGGTTCTGCAAGTACTCTGCTCGGGAGCAGGTGATAACGGAGGTGAGGAAATTGGTGGAGCACTACGCGGGGGCGAAGGGGGAGGAGGTGAGCATATCAGTGACGGGGCACAGCCTCGGGAGCGCGTTGGCGATGCTGAGCGCCTACGACATCACGGAGATGGGGCTGACGAGAGTGGAGGGGAAGGCGGAGCCTTTGCCGGTGGCGGTATTCTCGTTCTCGGGGCCGCGGGTGGGCAACGCGCGGTTCAAGGAGCGGTTCGAGGAGGGAGTAGGGATCAAGGCGATCCGGGTGGTGAACGTCCACGATACGGTGCCGAAGGTGCCAGGGATCCTGTTCAACGAGCGGATACCGGCGGCGATCCGGCGGATGGCGGAGGGGCTGCCGTGGAGCTACAGCCACGTCGGCGTGGAGCTAGCTCTGGATCACAAATGGTCCCCCTTTCTCAAGGACACCGGCGACCCCTCCTGCTTCCACAATCTGGAGGCCCACCTGCATCTCCTTGATGG GTACCATGGGAAGGGGCACCGATTTGTGCTGGCAAGCGCGCGAGACCCGGCGTTGGTGAACAAGGCGTGTGACTTCCTCAAGGACCACCACATGGTGCCGCCGTTTTGGCGGCAGGACGAGAACAAGGGCATGACCCGAGCCCATGACGGCCGGTGGGTGCAGCGCAACCTCCATGAGATCGACGACCACCCGGAGGACACCCCCTACCTCCTTCGCCGTTTGGGCCTCAAGGATCACCACTAA